A section of the Solea solea chromosome 17, fSolSol10.1, whole genome shotgun sequence genome encodes:
- the tmem121ab gene encoding transmembrane protein 121Ab, with protein sequence MVLPPPDKRHVCLTTIVIMTSMAFMDAYLVEQNQGPRKIGVCIIVLVGDVCFLIVLRYVAVWVGAEVRTARRGYAMILWFLYIFVLEIKLYFVFQNCKADRKSLETVARKALTLLLSVCVPGLYLILVALDSMEYVRTFRKKEDMRSRLFWVALDLLDLLDIQANLWEPQRTGLPIWAEGLMFFYCYILLLILPCVSLSEISMQGEHMTPQKMMLYPVLSLVTINVVTILIRGVNMVLFQDSRVSTIFVGKNVVAIATKASTFLEYRKQVKEFPHPQNAMALELQQNSVSHTQPLPNTTSLPHEPSPAQDVIDT encoded by the coding sequence ATGGTGTTGCCGCCCCCAGACAAACGCCACGTGTGCCTGACCACCATCGTCATCATGACCAGCATGGCCTTCATGGATGCCTACCTGGTGGAGCAGAACCAAGGTCCCAGAAAAATTGGTGTGTGCATTATAGTACTGGTCGGGGACGTGTGTTTCCTCATAGTGCTACGATATGTGGCGGTGTGGGTGGGTGCAGAGGTGCGCACCGCCCGGCGAGGATACGCCATGATCCTGTGGTTTCTGTACATCTTTGTCCTGGAGATCAAACTCTACTTTGTGTTCCAGAATTGCAAAGCCGACAGGAAGAGTCTAGAGACAGTAGCACGAAAAGCTTTGACTTTATTATTATCCGTGTGCGTGCCGGGTTTATACCTGATTTTAGTGGCTCTGGATAGTATGGAATATGTAAGAACTTTCAGAaagaaggaggacatgaggagcCGCCTGTTCTGGGTGGCTCTGGACCTGCTCGACCTGCTCGACATCCAGGCAAACCTGTGGGAGCCGCAGCGGACGGGCCTGCCAATCTGGGCCGAGGGCCTGATGTTCTTCTACTGCTACATCCTGCTGCTCATCCTGCCCTGCGTGTCGCTCAGTGAGATCAGCATGCAGGGGGAACACATGACGCCCCAGAAGATGATGCTGTACCCGGTCCTGAGCCTGGTCACCATAAACGTGGTCACCATCCTTATACGTGGCGTGAACATGGTGTTGTTTCAGGACAGCCGCGTATCCACCATCTTCGTTGGCAAGAATGTAGTGGCCATCGCCACCAAGGCGTCCACCTTCCTGGAATACCGCaagcaggtgaaggagttcCCCCACCCGCAGAACGCCATGGCACTGGAGCTGCAGCAGAACTCTGTCAGCCACACGCAGCCGCTGCCCAACACCACCAGTTTGCCCCATGAACCTTCGCCAGCGCAGGACGTCATTGACACATGA